The following proteins are encoded in a genomic region of Littorina saxatilis isolate snail1 unplaced genomic scaffold, US_GU_Lsax_2.0 scaffold_326, whole genome shotgun sequence:
- the LOC138956921 gene encoding sushi, von Willebrand factor type A, EGF and pentraxin domain-containing protein 1-like, whose translation MCACVCYFKAWCIFSVNLIEGSGPGSTFSEGTTGVRYRASDYGGLSADCAFSVTVTVTSCPEVESRSSASHRTQSCSGARGNVYGSVCTHACQTGYQLQGSKVVTCQSTGQWSQAFPQCPPLSCGDPGSVAGGQVQCAEGHLFSKSCVLQCNSGFNQTGATAVMCESNGQWSTQLGQCVDIELPKLPNGCPADQNVFSGPLESPVPASWVDPVATDNSGQAVTLRSDLQKGASLGLGVHTVEITAHDQEGNQASCRFVVTVSARTCPRLTQPTNGHVACTRRDVEGSECTVTCDLGYKRSGAASLRCTNTSQWNTLMPTCEAILCSQPTIKHGSYVCGNGYQHPAVCTLTCGPGFSVQPPTDIRCQENATWSRSGSCLDYEAPQFVNGCPDDVSVFASRLGTDTFVTWNPPHVTDNSIDPLTVSSDVLPNTSFPVGNNLVTYTVTDITGNIKTCQFTVNVSALYCSAPGISLVYQTAPENYSCPDGYVYGAACTVNCTQGYTLVGERRIQCERHDNTHPPTMEWTWENGISGKPLCKEDQCPALPAPKNGALSCHLGSLGWDCLMTCEAGWDIPVYTRGHFYCLNTLRTWMPAERAPDCVVRMRPGRVRMRTSVFYLTGSCNTSLDSLRQEFVTRMSNSIFKDACVNVPSCSVSNVKVTCGEVASLRGRRDAPIDEHIARLVRRIRSARRLSRNTRATHYIVLSVEIHMPYEEETGSPEEVYKNYVDTNTLLLQTLKAEASGDKLTAGHLVVGPSGLGPSSLLVDCPPGTLQKDDHRFARRFSCAGCGAGWYMAVNSSQCRPCEVGSYTGLDNAASCTPCPPGRSTLTTASQHVTQCHVIM comes from the exons atgtgcgcgtgtgtgtgttattttaaaGCATGGTGTATTTTTAGCGTCAATCTGATCGAGGGCTCGGGGCCAGGAAGCACGTTCAGCGAGGGAACAACAGGCGTGCGCTACAGAGCAAGTGACTATGGTGGGCTGAGTGCAGACTGTGCGTTTTCTGTCACTGTCACGG TGACGTCGTGCCCAGAAGTGGAGTCCAGATCGTCGGCATCGCACCGCACGCAGAGCTGTTCCGGCGCCAGGGGCAACGTGTACGGGAGCGTGTGCACTcacgcgtgtcagaccggctacCAACTGCAAGGGTCAAAGGTCGTCACGTGCCAGAGCACCGGCCAGTGGAGCCAAGCCTTTCCGCAATGCCCAC CCTTGTCTTGCGGTGACCCCGGAAGTGTAGCAGGAGGTCAGGTGCAATGCGCAGAGGGGCACCTGTTCTCGAAGAGCTGTGTGTTACAATGTAACTCTGGTTTTAACCAGACAGGCGCCACTGCTGTCATGTGTGAGAGTAACGGACAGTGGTCAACGCAGCTTGGACaatgtgttg ACATAGAGCTCCCAAAACTCCCGAACGGATGTCCAGCCGACCAAAACGTCTTCTCCGGTCCGCTAGAATCCCCCGTGCCAGCGTCCTGGGTTGACCCCGTTGCTACTGACAACAGTGGTCAGGCTGTGACCTTGAGGAGTGACCTCCAGAAAGGCGCCTCCCTGGGACTTGGAGTTCACACCGTGGAAATCACAGCTCACGACCAAGAGGGAAACCAGGCTTCGTGCCGTTTTGTCGTCACTGTCAGCG CCAGGACTTGTCCTCGTTTGACGCAGCCGACCAATGGTCACGTGGCTTGCACGAGGCGTGACGTAGAGGGGTCAGAGTGCACAGTGACATGTGACCTTGGCTACAAGCGTTCAGGAGCAGCGTCACTGAGGTGTACGAATACGTCTCAGTGGAACACTTTAATGCCGACATGTGAAG CAATTCTGTGTTCACAACCAACCATCAAACATGGCTCCTACGTGTGTGGCAATGGCTACCAGCACCCGGCTGTTTGCACTTTGACCTGTGGTCCCGGGTTTTCCGTTCAGCCACCCACCGACATTCGCTGTCAAGAGAATGCCACATGGTCCCGTTCTGGTTCCTGTTTGG ATTATGAAGCACCTCAGTTTGTAAACGGCTGTCCGGATGATGTCAGTGTGTTTGCCTCCCGGCTTGGTACTGACACCTTCGTGACATGGAATCCTCCTCACGTCACAGATAATTCCATTGACCCGCTGACAGTCAGCAGTGACGTCTTGCCTAATACGTCATTTCCAGTAGGAAATAATCTCGTGACGTATACAGTTACAGACATCACTGGAAACATCAAAACATGTCAATTTACAGTTAATGTTTCAG cTTTGTACTGCAGTGCACCAGGCATCAGCTTGGTTTACCAAACTGCGCCTGAAAACTACTCCTGTCCCGATGGCTACGTTTACGGCGCAGCGTGCACGGTGAACTGTACCCAGGGTTACACACTGGTTGGAGAACGGAGGATCCAGTGTGAACGACACGATAACACGCACCCACCTACCATGGAATGGACGTGGGAGAACGGGATTTCTGGAAAGCCGCTGTGCaaag AGGACCAATGCCCAGCCCTTCCAGCCCCGAAGAACGGCGCTCTGAGCTGTCACCTAGGCAGCCTGGGCTGGGACTGTCTGATGACCTGTGAGGCAGGCTGGGACATCCCTGTGTACACCAGGGGACATTTTTACTGCCTCAACACCCTCCGAACATGGATGCCTGCTGAGAGAGCTCCAGACTGCGTGG TGCGGATGCGACCGGGCAGAGTGAGAATGCGAACCAGCGTGTTCTACCTCACCGGAAGTTGCAATACGTCCCTCGACTCGCTACGTCAGGAGTTCGTCACGCGCATGAGCAATTCCATTTTCAAAGATGCCTGTGTCAACGTGCCTTCTTGTTCAGTCagcaatgtcaag GTTACATGTGGTGAAGTGGCATCGTTGAGAGGAAGACGAGATGCACCAATAGACGAACACATTGCTCGCCTGGTGAGAAGAATTCGCAGTGCCCGACGCTTGTCACGGAATACACGTGCAACTCACTACATTGTGCTGTCTGTGGAGATCCATATGCCCTATGAAGAAGAGACAGGCTCTCCGGAGGAGGTCTACAAG AATTACGTGGACACCAACACGCTCCTGCTCCAAACGCTAAAAGCAGAGGCCAGTGGCGACAAACTGACCGCCGGTCATCTAGTGGTCGGACCTTCTGGCCTTGGACCGTCTTCTCTTCTGGTAGACTGTCCCCCAGGCACGTTGCAGAAGGATGACCATCGATTTGCACGTCGATTTTCGTGTG CGGGGTGTGGTGCGGGGTGGTACATGGCGGTCAACTCCAGCCAGTGCCGGCCGTGTGAGGTGGGCAGTTACACAGGGCTGGACAACGCCGCGTCATGCACGCCCTGCCCCCCGGGACGGTCCACGCTCACCACGGCCAGCCAGCACGTCACTCAGTGTCACGTGATCATGTGA
- the LOC138956916 gene encoding chymotrypsin-like elastase family member 2B, with protein MLSLFFALLVAVANANDVSQHIVNGDVATPHSYPSQLSLQRGTSHICGAVLVRANYAITAAHCVGSTGYRVQCGAHNLNTAESTRQTISVAAITIHPNYNGNGQNPAFPNDIAVLRLASSFSINSQCQLANLPSGSGDFGNQASMITGWGRLYGNGPLPSQLKEGPVTVLTHATCSGSYWGSTVNANFHICVKDVGDRIYGACNGDSGGPAHVGNTVVGLASFVAGGCLTNYPSAYVRVSYYRSWIDSTINSMG; from the exons CGAACGACGTGTCGCAGCACATCGTGAATGGGGACGTCGCCACCCCCCACAGCTATCCCTCCCAGCTGTCTCTCCAGAGAGGTACCTCCCATATCTGTGGTGCTGTGCTCGTCAGGGCCAACTATGCCATCACCGCTGCGCACTGCGTCGGCAGCACAGG GTACCGAGTGCAGTGTGGTGCCCACAACCTAAACACAGCGGAGAGCACCAGACAGACGATCAGCGTGGCGGCTATTACGATT CATCCAAATTACAACGGTAACGGCCAGAATCCAGCTTTCCCCAATGATATCGCGGTGCTGAGACTGGCGTCATCGTTCAGCATCAACAGTCAGTGCCAGCTTGCCAACCTTCCGTCTGGTAGCGGTGACTTCGGCAACCAGGCGTCTATGATCACAGGATGGGGCCGTCTCTATG GTAACGGACCTCTGCCCAGTCAACTGAAGGAAGGCCCAGTGACGGTGCTGACTCATGCTACGTGTTCTGGCTCGTACTGGGGCAGCACTGTCAACGCCAACTTTCACATCTGCGTCAAGGATGTTGGTGACAGGATCTACGGTGCCTGTAAC GGTGACAGTGGCGGTCCTGCTCACGTGGGCAACACTGTGGTTGGTCTTGCCAGCTTTGTGGCCGGCGGATGTCTGACGAA CTACCCCAGCGCCTACGTACGTGTGAGTTACTACAGGAGTTGGATCGACTCTACTATCAACAGCATGGGTTAA